The sequence below is a genomic window from Denitratisoma sp. DHT3.
TGGTGGTGGTGCCGGTGGTGCAGGTGGGCTTCAACGTGGTGGATGAATTCCCCGCCAGCGACCGGGGTGCCGGCGGTTTCGGCAGCACCGGCCACGCCTGAATTCCGTCCTGGGCCGATGAGCGAGCCTATGGACTTTTCCCGGCATCCTCTGTGCGCCCTGGGGGTGGCCAGCGCGCTGGGCATTGTTCATGGCGCGACCGGGACGGCCGCCGCGCCCGCCCGGATGATGGAGGCCGATCTGCTCGCGGCGCTGCGTCGTGGCGGACTCCTCGTCCGCTGGCGCGATGCCGTAGCAGGCGGTCCGCTGCTGACGCCGTCCGCCGCGGCAACGCTGCCCGATTTGCTGGAGGACCTGGCGCGGGCGACGGAGCGAACGCTGGCGGCGGGGGAGCGCCCCCTGGTGCTGGGCGGCGACCACAGCATCGCCGCCGGCACCTGGCGCGGCGTCGCCCGCTGGTGCCGGCGCCAGGGGACCGAAGCGGGCCTGATCTGGGTCGATGCCCACCTGGACGCCCATACGCCCGCCACCACGCCGTCGGGCAATTGCCACGGCATGCCCCTGGCGGCGCTGCTGGGTGAAGGGGGCGGCGCATGGGCCGGCCATGCCGGTGCGGTGCTGGACCCGCGCCGCGTCTGCGTGGTGGGCGCCCATTCCTTCGAGGCTGCGGAGTC
It includes:
- a CDS encoding arginase family protein gives rise to the protein MDFSRHPLCALGVASALGIVHGATGTAAAPARMMEADLLAALRRGGLLVRWRDAVAGGPLLTPSAAATLPDLLEDLARATERTLAAGERPLVLGGDHSIAAGTWRGVARWCRRQGTEAGLIWVDAHLDAHTPATTPSGNCHGMPLAALLGEGGGAWAGHAGAVLDPRRVCVVGAHSFEAAESALLARHGVRVFALEEVRRRGLAEVWAEALAIAGTPFGVSLDLDVLDSALAPAVSTPAGPGLAPAELVAVWRGLLRRPDLLGLEIVEYHPGRDRDGATLAAVEALLDAASRQVSE